In Limanda limanda chromosome 21, fLimLim1.1, whole genome shotgun sequence, a genomic segment contains:
- the usp22 gene encoding ubiquitin carboxyl-terminal hydrolase 22, with translation MSPAGCPHVGSFKVDNWKQNLRVIYQCFVWSGSAETRRRKAKSCVCHMCGAHLNRLHSCLYCVFFACFAKKHIHEHAKSKRHNLAIDLLYGGIYCFMCQDYIYDKDMEQIAKEEQRKAWKMQGIGEKYSSWEPTKRELELLRHNPKRRRITSNCTIGLRGLINLGNTCFMNCIVQALTHTPLLRDFFLSDRHKCEMQSNSCLVCEMSQLFQEFYSGHRSPHIPFRLLHLVWTHARHLAGYEQQDAHEFLIAALDVLHRHCKDDNGKKANNPNHCNCIIDQIFTGGLQSDVTCQVCHGVSTTIDPFWDISLDLPGSSTPFWPLSPGGDGSALNGESHPTGATTLTDCLRRFTRPEHLGSSAKIKCSGCHSYQESTKQLTMKKLPIVACFHLKRFEHSAKLRRKITTYVSFPLELDMTPFMASSKESRMNGQYQQAMDPFNNDNKYSLFAVVNHQGTLESGHYTTFIRQHKDQWFKCDDAIITKASIKDVLDSEGYLLFYHKQFLEYE, from the exons gcCAAGTCATGTGTCTGCCACATGTGCGGCGCCCACCTGAACAGACTCCACTCCTGCCTCTACTGCGTCTTCTTCGCCTgctttgccaaaaaacacatccaCGAGCATGCCAAGAGCAAAAGGCATAACCTAg CTATTGACCTGCTGTATGGAGGAATTTACTGTTTTATGTGCCAAGACTACATTTATGACAAAGACATGGAACAGATTGCCAAAGAGGAGCAAAGGAAAGCTTGGAAAATGCAAG GCATAGGGGAGAAGTACTCATCGTGGGAGCCCACCaagagggagctggagctgctccgCCACAACCccaagaggaggagaatcacCTCCAACTGTACTATCG GCCTCCGCGGTCTGATAAACCTGGGCAACACGTGCTTCATGAACTGCATTGTCCAGGCGCTGACGCACACTCCCCTATTACGTGACTTCTTCCTGTCTGACCGACACAAATGCGAGATGCAGAGCAACTCCTGCTTGGTGTGTGAGATGTCGCAGCTCTTCCAGGAG TTCTACTCAGGCCATCGCTCTCCTCACATCCCGTTCCGCCTCCTCCACCTGGTGTGGACTCACGCCCGGCACCTGGCTGGTTACGAGCAGCAAGATGCCCACGAGTTCCTCATTGCGGCGCTGGACGTCCTGCACAGACACTGCAAAG atgatAACGGAAAGAAAGCCAACAACCCAAACCACTGTAACTGCATCATCGACCAAATCTTCACAGGGGGCCTGCAGTCTGACGTCACCTGTCAAGTCTGCca TGGTGTTTCAACAACCATCGACCCGTTCTGGGACATCAGCCTGGACCTGCCGGGATCCTCCACGCCGTTCTGGCCCCTCAGCCCCGGGGGAGACGGATCGGCCCTCAACGGAGAGAGTCACCCCACCGGAGCCACAACGCTGACAGATTGTCTCCGCAG GTTCACCAGACCAGAGCACCTGGGCAGCAGCGCTAAGATCAAGTGCAGTGGTTGCCATAGTTACCAGGAATCCACTAAGCAGCTGACCATGAAGAAGCTGCCCATTGTGGCCTGCTTTCACCTcaaa AGGTTTGAGCATTCAGCCAAACTGCGGCGGAAGATCACAACGTACGTCTCCTTCCCACTGGAGCTGGACATGACGCCCTTCATGGCCTCCAG TAAAGAGAGCAGAATGAATGGGCAGTACCAGCAGGCCATGGACCCCTTCAACAACGACAACAA GTATAGTCTGTTTGCTGTGGTTAACCACCAGGGGACACTAGAGAGTGGCCATTACACCACCTTCATCCGGCAGCACAAGGACCAGTGGTTCAAATGTGACGATGCGATCATCACCAAGGCCAGCATCAAGGATGTGCTAGACAGTGAAGG GTACCTCTTGTTTTACCACAAACAGTTCCTGGAGTATGAATAG
- the LOC133027599 gene encoding tumor necrosis factor receptor superfamily member 13B — MGGSCPEGQNWDQLVKKCMSCRLVCQKPYAISRCISFCESTHCKRLPGHYYDVLLKTCMRCAEVCGKHPAECSQHCHTTSPPVTRKMLLPNSREASVPMALEDSTLLLYSLLALCMVLLFSSLSLALAVLLRRSRAKSSKPRPKEAKQKPVVQPGERNGMRGGQLEHTSKDFVKSSGCPPNREQSDDSIPTETCVCIHCFPDLKALGQSNDRPLGPPLSFNQQAGLPVAQTMEGRPLWTEQSLHGPGGDSSEIRFLCSPSN; from the exons ATGGGTGGAAGCTGCCCTGAGGGTCAGAACTGGGACCAATTGGTGAAAAAATGCATGAGCTGTCGTTTGGTCTGCCAGAAACCGTATGCCATCAGCAGGTGCATCAGTTTTTGTG AGTCTACACATTGCAAGCGGCTGCCCGGTCACTACTATGATGTGCTGCTGAAGACGTGCATGAGGTGCGCTGAGGTTTGTGGCAAACATCCAGCAGAATGCTCCCAGCACTGCCACA CTACATCACCTCCTGTTACCAGGAAAATGCTCCTACCGAACTCCAGAGAGGCCTCAGTGCCGATGGCCCTGGAGGACTCCACGCTCCTGCTCTACTCTCTGCTGGCCCTGTGCATGGTGCTGCTGTTCTCTAGCTTGTCTTTGGCCCTGGCGGTCTTACTGAGGAGGTCCAGGGCCAAAAGCTCCAAGCCGAGACCCAAGGAGGCCAAACAGAAGCCGGTCGTGCAGCCGGGTGAAAGGAATGGCATGCGAGGTGGGCAGCTGGAGCACACTTCCAAAG ATTTTGTAAAGAGTTCCGGCTGCCCCCCGAACCGTGAGCAGTCAGATGACTCCATCCCGACAGAGACGTGCGTGTGCATCCACTGTTTCCCGGACCTGAAAGCTCTAGGCCAAAGCAATGACAGGCCACTGGGACCACCGCTCTCCTTCAACCAGCAGGCCGGCCTCCCAGTGGCCCAGACCATGGAGGGCAGGCCTCTCTGGACTGAGCAGAGCCTCCACGGACCAGGAGGGGACAGCAGTGAGATAAGGTTCCTTTGCTCCCCTTCAAATTAA